In Clostridium sp. DL-VIII, the following proteins share a genomic window:
- a CDS encoding YgeY family selenium metabolism-linked hydrolase — MDKEKKEKLIKLCQDVIKIESYSGNEGNVVKCIEENMKNAGFDEVIVDKYGSIVGKIKGNRPGNKVLFDAHIDTVPVGNLEEWKHDPFGAEICDDKIYGRGTSDMKGSLSAMITAAEYFTKDTNREFPGEIYIAGVVHEECFEGVAARNISELVKPNYVVIGEASELNLKIGQRGRAEIVVETFGVPAHSANPEKGINAVYSMAKVINKLQEIQYEEDEFLGKGILELTDIKSSPYPGASVVPSYCKVTYDRRLLVGETKEGVLEPIVKLLEELKKEFPNIDYKVSYAKGTEKCHTGEFIEGERFFPAWCYKEEETFVQKTFEGLKNIGLDSKITNYSFCTNGSHYAGEANIKTIGFGPSKENIAHTIDEYIEIEQLAGACEGYYKIMETLLGLES; from the coding sequence ATGGATAAGGAGAAAAAAGAAAAGCTAATAAAGCTTTGTCAGGATGTTATAAAGATAGAAAGTTATTCTGGAAATGAAGGAAATGTAGTTAAATGCATTGAAGAAAACATGAAAAATGCAGGTTTTGATGAAGTTATTGTAGATAAATATGGAAGCATAGTTGGAAAAATAAAAGGAAATAGACCAGGTAATAAAGTACTTTTCGATGCTCATATAGATACAGTTCCAGTGGGAAATTTGGAAGAATGGAAGCATGATCCTTTTGGAGCGGAGATATGTGATGACAAGATTTATGGAAGAGGTACTTCAGATATGAAGGGCTCTTTATCAGCTATGATAACAGCAGCAGAATATTTTACGAAGGACACTAATAGAGAATTTCCAGGGGAAATATATATTGCAGGAGTTGTTCATGAAGAGTGCTTTGAAGGAGTTGCAGCAAGGAATATAAGTGAGCTTGTTAAACCTAACTATGTGGTTATAGGTGAAGCTTCGGAGTTAAATTTAAAAATAGGACAACGCGGGCGCGCTGAAATTGTAGTAGAGACCTTTGGCGTTCCAGCTCATTCTGCTAATCCGGAAAAGGGAATTAATGCAGTTTATAGTATGGCTAAAGTCATAAATAAGCTTCAGGAAATCCAATATGAGGAAGATGAATTTTTAGGAAAAGGAATTTTAGAGCTTACTGATATCAAATCTTCACCTTATCCAGGAGCATCAGTTGTTCCAAGCTATTGTAAGGTGACTTATGATAGAAGATTATTAGTTGGAGAGACTAAAGAAGGTGTTTTAGAACCTATTGTAAAATTACTTGAAGAGCTGAAAAAGGAATTCCCTAATATAGATTACAAAGTTTCTTATGCTAAGGGAACTGAAAAATGTCATACAGGAGAATTCATTGAAGGAGAAAGATTTTTCCCAGCCTGGTGCTATAAAGAGGAGGAAACTTTCGTACAAAAAACCTTTGAAGGTTTAAAAAATATAGGATTAGATTCTAAGATAACTAACTATTCCTTCTGCACTAATGGAAGCCACTACGCAGGAGAAGCTAATATAAAGACTATAGGCTTTGGTCCATCAAAAGAAAATATAGCCCATACTATAGATGAATATATTGAAATAGAGCAGCTTGCAGGTGCATGTGAGGGCTATTACAAAATAATGGAGACATTATTAGGCTTAGAATCATAA